One part of the Phragmites australis chromosome 3, lpPhrAust1.1, whole genome shotgun sequence genome encodes these proteins:
- the LOC133913359 gene encoding probable WRKY transcription factor 58, protein MADRWRGDAMPQRPFASAQEREFDGGGSSGGGAGPAFGGDFDQGSSYMALLGAVVNPQPPLPPPWGSIEEVTTAPAINLTPQFMASSYTPPSYQHPALFAPSPLGCSMQPYASYLQPDPPPLQWPLPRAMPASSSLPPSNFTVLLPRAAPHDQQHMQPRVGAFFGGDSSQKHATAAAIEQPGKDGYSWRKYGQKQLKDAESPRSYYKCTRDGCPVKKVVERSFDGFITEITYKGRHNHPRPAQRGVHAGGGDDAAAADEHEDGPSDDDDDALHEDHDGDGCRDGGADGEGGPRVVKKPKIIIQTPSEVDLLDDGYRWRKYGQKVVKGNPRPRSYYKCTADNCNVRKQIERASNDPRCVLTTYTGRHNHDPTGRGAAETAAAGGSSADQAPSSSTNVAGGSGMFQQTGGTRQLKEES, encoded by the exons ATGGCCGATCGTTGGCGCGGCGACGCCATGCCCCAGCGGCCATTCGCGTCTGCTCAGGAGAGGGAGTTCGACGGCGGAGGCAGCAGCGGCGGAGGCGCCGGGCCGGCGTTTGGCGGTGACTTTGATCAGGGGTCGTCTTACATGGCGCTTCTTGGCGCCGTTGTGAACCCCCAGCCACCACTGCCGCCGCCGTGGGGGTCCATCGAGGAGGTGACGACGGCGCCTGCTATTAATCTGACGCCTCAGTTCATG GCGAGCTCCTACACGCCGCCGTCCTACCAGCATCCCGCCTTGTTCGCCCCATCCCCGCTTGGCTGCAGCATGCAACCCTACGCATCGTACCTCCAGCCAGACCCTCCGCCGCTGCAATGGCCACTTCCGCGAGCGATGCCGGCGTCTTCCTCCCTACCGCCGTCCAACTTCACCGTCCTCCTCCCCAGGGCGGCTCCGCACGACCAGCAGCACATGCAGCCGCGCGTCGGCGCGTTCTTCGGCGGCGACTCGTCCCAGAAGCatgcgacggcggcggctatCGAGCAGCCGGGTAAGGACGGGTACAGCTGGCGCAAGTACGGGCAGAAGCAGCTCAAGGACGCCGAGTCGCCGCGGAGCTACTACAAGTGCACGCGCGACGGGTGCCCCGTCAAGAAGGTCGTCGAGCGCTCCTTCGACGGGTTCATCACGGAGATCACCTACAAGGGCCGCCACAACCACCCGCGCCCCGCGCAGCGCGGTGTTCACGCTGGCGGTGGGGAtgatgccgccgctgccgacgagCACGAGGACGGCCcgagcgacgacgacgacgacgcgttGCACGAGGATCATGACGGCGACGGGTGCCGTGACGG AGGTGCGGACGGCGAGGGCGGGCCGAGGGTGGTGAAGAAGCCCAAGATCATCATACAAACCCCGAGCGAGGTGGATCTCCTGGACGACGGCTACCGGTGGCGCAAATACGGGCAGAAAGTGGTCAAGGGCAACCCCCGTCCCAG GAGCTACTACAAGTGCACCGCCGACAACTGCAACGTGCGCAAGCAGATCGAGAGGGCGTCCAACGACCCCAGGTGCGTCCTGACGACGTACACCGGCCGGCACAACCACGACCCAACGGGCCGGGGCGCCGCCGAAACTGCCGCCGCGGGCGGCTCTTCCGCTGATCAGGCGCCATCTTCATCCACGAACGTAGCCGGTGGAAGTGGAATGTTTCAGCAAACCGGTGGCACTCGGCAGCTGAAAGAGGAGAGCTAG
- the LOC133913358 gene encoding uncharacterized protein LOC133913358, with translation MGSCVSSTRQRRRSRKLSVAARKLRRKVSTAIADAPIIRGDGDAASCFARHEVVRVEAPVSNVMLHLTQLQWQHSQMDAGSVICEEAWYDSLSILESMDSDDDLDNDFASVSGDPLPDVTGGTNAPQASQCKDAACLSDAVQRLRSIANAETCDGNPAEKSDDPNAAAANTDSCKAEECCTSSLKELQSTMSCSPRPFPPSIPSNKVQPMPIVGVSPHQQKKKSAVVRLSFRRRSYEGDEMTELSGSANYLYRPRAGFMVPCSTGEKLSEGCWSILEPSTFRVRGEGFFKDKRKSSAPDCSPYVPIGADMFACTRKIHHIAQHLALPSLKTHETFPSLLIVNIQLPTYPATMFGENDGDGISLVLYFKLSDSFDKEISPQLQDIIKRLVNEEMEKVKGFPVDNTVSYTERLKILAGLVNPEDLQLSTAERKLVQTYNQKPVLSRPQHKFYKGPNYFEIDLDVHRFSFISRKGLETLRERLKHGVLDIGLTIQAQKAEELPEHVLCCMRLHKIDFTDNGQIPTLITAADE, from the exons ATGGGTTCTTGCGTGTCGTCAacgaggcagcggcggcggtcgAGGAAGCTGTCGGTCGCGGCGAGGAAGCTCCGGCGGAAGGTGTCCACGGCGATCGCCGACGCGCCGATCAtccgcggcgacggcgacgccgcGAGCTGCTTCGCCAGACACGAGGTCGTCCGCGTGGAGGCGCCGGTCTCGAACGTGATGCTGCACCTCACGCAGCTGCAGTGGCAGCACAGCCAAATGGATGCAGGGAGTG TGATTTGTGAGGAAGCATGGTACGATTCCCTCAGTATCCTGGAGTCGATGGACTCCGACGACGATCTCGACAACGATTTCGCCAGCGTCAGTGGAG ATCCTCTCCCTGACGTCACCGGCGGCACAAACGCGCCACAGGCGTCGCAGTGCAAGGACGCGGCGTGCTTGTCGGACGCCGTGCAGCGCCTCAGGAGCATCGCAAATGCAGAAACATGTGATGGTAACCCCGCTGAGAAGAGTGATGACCCAAATGCTGCTGCCGCTAACACTGATAGCTGCAAAGCTGAGGAATGCTGCACTAGTAGCCTGAAAGAATTACAGAGCACAATGTCGTGCTCGCCTCGGCCTTTCCCGCCATCGATTCCAAGCAACAAGGTCCAGCCGATGCCGATTGTCGGTGTCAGCCCGCATCAGCAGAAGAAGAAATCAGCTGTGGTCAGGCTCTCATTCAGGAGGAGGTCATATGAGGGTGATGAGATGACTGAACTGA GTGGTTCTGCAAATTATTTGTACCGTCCGAGGGCGGGTTTTATGGTGCCGTGTTCGACAGGAGAGAAACTGTCAGAAGGTTGCTGGTCGATTCTTGAGCCGTCGACATTCAGAGTCCGCGGAGAGGGCTTCTTCAA GGATAAGAGGAAATCCTCAGCTCCAGACTGCTCCCCCTACGTCCCCATTGGAGCAGACATGTTTGCCTGCACAAGGAAGATACACCACATTGCGCAGCACCTCGCGCTTCCGTCTCTGAAGACTCATGAGACCTTTCCTTCACTCCTCATTGTGAACATTCAG TTGCCCACCTATCCTGCTACAATGTTTGGCGAGAACGATGGCGACGGGATAAGCCTAGTTCTGTATTTCAAGCTATCTGACAGTTTTGACAAGGAGATTTCTCCTCAATTACAGGACATCATCAAG AGGCTTGTGAACGAGGAAATGGAAAAGGTGAAGGGGTTCCCAGTAGACAACACTGTGTCCTACACAGAGAGGCTGAAAATTCTGGCCGGTTTAGTAAACCCTGAAGACCTGCAGCTCAGCACAGCTGAGAGGAAGCTCGTGCAGACCTACAACCAGAAGCCAGTGTTATCACGTCCACAACACAAATTCTACAAG GGTCCAAATTACTTCGAGATCGATCTCGATGTGCATCGGTTCAGCTTCATATCGAGGAAAGGGCTCGAGACCTTACGAGAACGGCTGAAGCATGGTGTTCTTGATATTGGCCTAACCATTCAG GCACAGAAGGCTGAGGAGCTGCCTGAGCATGTGCTGTGCTGCATGAGGTTGCACAAAATCGACTTTACCGACAACGGGCAAATACCAACGCTGATAACGGCAGCTGATGAGTAA